From the Paenibacillus sp. R14(2021) genome, the window GCAGGCATCCGGCTGATGATACGGGGGAATGGGAGCATTGAGCTTTGATAAACGGGGAAGTCGGCGCATGTGACCGACACTTCTGGCGGGCGGAGGGCTCATTAAAGACGGATGCCGAAGCATCGGCAGGCGTGCGGCCTTAGCGGCTTCAGCCGATCTGCTGATGGAGATAAACCGAGCAGCGAAGAAGAACCTGCCTTTCGAGGCAGGTTCTTTTTGCCGATTTACCCGGCTCGTACCCCGTGATAGAATGAATAACGCAGCTTACGGGAGACGGGGCGGAAAGGAGGACACAGCAATGAGAACACTGCGCTTCTATCGCAGCTGGAGCGTGACGGCGAAATTCGTCGCCATCTATGTGTCCATCCTGCTGGTGTCGCTCACGGTAACGGGTTTTATCTTGTACGTGCAGGCATCCCAATCGGCGGTTTCGCAGGCGCAGACCGTCATGGAGCAGAATGTGCTGCAGACGAAGAACAGCATTTCGGAGAAGGTGAACATGATTGAGAATATCTCGCAGATCATTTCCTTCGACTCCAGAATTCAGACCTTGCTTGGAAGCGCCTTCATTAATGAAAGCTTCCAGCTGGAGGATTACCGCTACAACGTTGTTCCGATTCTGGATAATATGATGCGTCAAAACCCCTATATCCATTCGATTCATGTGTATATGGACAACGAGACGATCCCGGAGCTGTACGAGCTGTACGACGGGTTCTACGGGATGAAGCGCATTCGCTCGGAGAGCGGGTACCGCGTGTTTCTGGACAATCGGAGCAAGCAAACCGTGTGGCGGGATCTGCACCTGGAGAAAGTGCTTTCGACGAAGCCCGGCAACATTCAGAAGGCGGACGTGTTCTCGTACAACCGCAAAATCTATTCGATTCAAAACTTCGACGTGGCAGGGCTGGTCGAGATCGAAGTGACGCAGAACGAGCTCTTCCAGTCGCTGAAGGACTCCATCTCGGGCAATCTGGGCAGCGTCTTCGTAATCGACGAGGCCGGCAAAGTCGTATCCGGCAATCTGCCTGGTGCGTACAAGAAGCAGACGGCGGAGCTTGGTCTTGCGCCGCTGCCGCCGAACGAGAAGGTGAACGAGATTCAGCGCGTGAACGGTGTCCGTTCGATCGTGATTTCAATTCCGCTCGTAGGCCCGGGCCTGCGGGTCGTCGGCGTCTTCCCGGTCAGCCATTTTAACGATAAAGTGACGCATTCGATTCGTATGATCCTGATCGTGCTTGCCTTTGCGCTGCTGCTGCTCAGCCTGCTCGTTTATTTCGTCACAGTGAAGCTGCTATCGCGAATGAAGCTGCTGCTGAAGGCGATGAAGCAGGTGCGCGAGGGCTCGCTCGACGTGTCCGTGCCCGTCGTGGGAAGCGACGAGTTCTCGCAGATGACGCTCAGCTTCAATCATATGACAAGCCGGATCCACGATTTGGTGGAAACGGTTTATAAATCGGAGCTGCTCGAGAAGGAGGCGGAGCTGAAGGCGCTGGAGTCGCAGATCAATCCGCATTTTCTATACAATACGCTGGCGACGATTTCCTGGGTGGCCCGCAAAGCCAAAGCGCCCGACGTGACGCAAATCGCCAATGCGCTGGCGAAGTTTTACCGGCTGGTGCTGAATAAAGGCAGCTCGGAGACGCTCCTTGCGAATGAAGTGGAGATGGTGAAGGCCTACCTGCATATTCAGAAGTTCCGCTTCGAGGACCGGTTCGATGCCGTCTTCGAGATCGAGGACGGCGTGATGGATTGTTATACGCCCAAAAACATTTTGCAGCCGATTATCGAGAACGCGCTTAATCACGGCATCGAGCCGAAGCGTTCGCACGGCACGATCATTATTCGGGCGGGCATTGAAGCGGACCGAGTCGTGCTGCGCATTATCGACGACGGCGTCGGCATGGCGAAGGACCGGATCGCGGACGTGCTGGCAGGTCAAGCCGTGAAGACAAGCGGGAGCGGCTACGCGGTCAAGAACATTATGGATCGGCTGCAGGCGTACTACGGGGAAACGCACAGCTTCGAGCTGTTCAGCAGGCCGGGCATCGGCACAGTCGTGACGATCACGTTTGCCGCAAGGAGGAGAATGGGCGATGTTTAAAATGCTTATCGTCGAGGATGAGCGCTGGGAACGGGAAGGACTCGTCGACTTTCTTGAATGGGAAGCGATGGGGATCGGAACGGTCGAGACGGCATGCGACGGCATCGAAGGGCTGGAGAAAGCCCTTGCGCTTCAGCCTGATATTATCGTGACCGATATTCAGATGCCCGGAATGACCGGCATTGAGATGGCCGGTCGGATTCGCGAGCAGCTGCCCCAAGTACGGATCGTCGTGCTGACCGGCTACGACGATTTCGAATTTGCCCGCGGCGCGCTTCGGCTGGGGGCCGTCGATTATGTGCTGAAGCCGGTCGAGGAAGAAGAAATGCGCAGCACGATGCTGAAGGTCGTGCGGGACTGCGAGCAGGAGCGGTTGAAGCAAGGCGAGGAGGCGCGCCTGCGGCAGGAGAACGGCCAGAGCAGGCGCGCCGCGCTGCGGCAGCTGTTCACGGAGCTGCTGACATCGGGGGGCGCCGCGGAATTCGCGGCCGATTCCATCCTGCAGCTTCAGGATCTCGGCGGCTTCGAGGCCGGTGCGTATTCGGTCTGGATCATTCAGCCCTCCAGCCTGCTGCAGACGCAGGAGATCGATGGCTTGGAGGAGACGGCGCAGTCGGTGCTGGAACGCTCCTGTCTGGTGCAGACAGTGCCGGGCTATGGCGGCGGCAGTGCATTTGCCGTGCTTGTGCCGCTCGATTCCGAGGAGACCGGCAGCCAGGAATTACTGGCTGAAGAGCTGCTCCGGGCGCTGGAGCTGCCGCCCGCGAGCCCTCACAGCCAGCAGGAGCATGCGGGACAGCCAGCCGAAGCCGTAAGCGGAGCCGCGCCTTACGCTGAAGCCGGGGCGGTGCTGCTCGCCCTCGGAGCGGTCACGGACAAGCTCGAGGAGGTAGGCGAATCGTACAGGCAGGCGCAGCACGCGCTCCGGTTCGCGGTGTTTACCGGCCGAAGCGGCATTGCCCAGGCCGGCGAATTCGAGCGGGCCAAGCAGCAATTTGCGCTCGTGTCGGAGACGTTCGCCGGCCGCTGCCAGGAGCTGACGAAGCAGATCCGCATCGGCGTCGCCGGTTTGGACGAGAGCGGCACGGCAGCATGCCTTGACGAGCTGTTCGCCTTGTTCGCTGCGCAGCCCGGCGCGGACAGAACGTATGTCGGCGCGGTGCTGAGCGGCTTGATCGGCGAGCTGTCGCCGCTTGCCGCCGTGCACGGCGCGGGAAGCGCCGGCGAAGAGGCGGAGCGGCTTCGCGAGCTGCTTGCTTGCGAACGGCTGGCGGATATGCGCAGCTGTGCCAGCGGGCTTGTAACCGAAATCGCGGCCCGCTTGGACGCGAAACGAAACCACAAAGACGACTATGTCGTGAGCCGCGTCATTCGGATTATCGAGGAACGATACGGCGAGGCCGACCTGAATGTAACGCTTGTCGCCGGCGAAGTATTCATGTCGCCGAATCACCTGGGCATGATTTTCAAGAAAGCGACAGGGAAGACGCTGAACGAATATGTGCTCGCGTACCGCCTGACGAGAGCGGAAGAGCTGCTGCGCACGACGAAGCAGCGGGTCGCTTCCGTCGCGGAGCAGGTCGGCATTCCGAACACGTCGTACTTCGGCACGCTGTTCAAGCAGGCCTACGGCATGACGCCGGGCGGCTACCAGGAAGTCATGCAGCGGCAGTGACGAGCGGAAGCCGCACGCCCTCAGCCGCGACATGCAAAAATGCCCCAAGCGCAATGTAAAACGGCGCTTGGGGCATTTTCGTTTAAGCCTGCCGGTGTTGGCGCAGGCCGGGGCGGTTCCGGCACTGGATGATCAGCGGCGTGCGGAGGGCAAAGCGGCTTCGACCGTTCTCAGCCACTGTCTCGCGATCAGCTCATGTCCCGCTGCCGTGGGGTGAAACCCGTCCCACAGCCAGTAGGCTGCAGCAGCAGTCTGTGCCGCATCGTCGAATAGCTGCTGGAGCGGCACATGGACTGCTCCGAAGGCGGACGCGATACGCTTGATCGCTTCCTGACGAAGCCCGATCTCTTCCCGCCAGCGTTCCCACTGCTCGCCCACCCGGCCGACAGGCAGAACAAACGGCTCGCACAGGACGAGGCTCAGCGCCGGATTGGCCTCTCTTGCTTCCTCCAGCAGCAGGCTGTAGACGCGCTCGAATTTCGGGGCGGGGGCACCGCTGGCGTCGTCGAACGCCTTCAGAATATCGTTAACGCCGACGAGGATGCTCAGCACATCCGGCTTCAGGTTGAGGGCGTCTTCCTGCCAGCGCGCATATAAATCCACCGCGCGGTTGCCGCTGATCCCTTTGTTAATGAACGTTAGATTGCGCGCCGGATAATCCGCGCCGAGCCGGCTCGCGATCAGATGGACGTAGCCGTGGCCGAAGATATGGTTGGGGTCGCTGTCGCGTCCCCGGTTGCCGTCCGTGATGGAATCGCCCTGGAACAGAATGGTCGTATTGGGTTGAAACATGCAGGCATTGCCCCTCTCCATGAGTATGTAACCCAAGGGTAGCAGGAAGGAGAAGCAGGCGTCAACGCGGCGAAAGACAGCGTTTACAAACACCGTTGGTTTCTGATACCCGCGTAGTTTTTTTGTATTTCGCCCCGTTTCGACCGATTTTATAATAAACGTAAGCGTTATCACTAGCAGCGAGAGCGAACAAAAGAGAAGACGAAAGGAAGACCTCTATGCGTACAATGCCCGCCAAACGCACATTTGCCAAACGGTTATGGGTGCAGCGTTACCTGATGATTCTGACGCTGCCCGCCGTGCTTTGGATCATCGTGTTCAATTACATTCCCATGTACGGCATCATTATTGCCTTTAAGGAATATACGCCGTTTCAAGGCTTCCTCCACAGCCAGTGGACGGGCCTTGCGAATTTCCGGGAGCTGTTCACGGACCCGACCTTCAAGGATTCGCTGTCCAATACGTTCAAAATCAGCATCTACAAGCTGGTGCTCGGCTTCCCGCCGCCGATCATTCTGGCGCTTCTGTTAAACGAGCTGGTCTTCAAGCGTTTCAAGCGAATCGTGCAATCGCTAACCTATTTGCCGTATTTCGTATCCTGGGTGCTTGTCGTAGGCTTCATGTACACGCTGTTCGATCCGGAAACAGGCGTGCTCAGCCGGCTGCTGATGAAGCTTGGCGTCATCGGAAGCGACACGATGCTGATGGGCGATACGCATTCGTTCCTGACGCTGGTCGTGGCGACGGAGATCTGGAAGAACATCGGATGGAACTCCATCATCTACCTGGCCGCGATTGCAGGAATCGATCCCCAGCTTTACGAAGCGGGCGTCGTTGACGGAGCGAATCGGTTCCAGCGCGTATGGTACATCACGCTGCCCGCGCTCAAGCCGACCATTATTATTTTGCTCATATTGTCGATCGGCGGGCTCGTGAACTCCAACTTCGACCAGATGTATTTGATGCAAAACTCGATGACGCAGGATGCCGCCAACGTGCTGGCTGTTTATTCCTACAAGATGGGTCTTGTCTCCGGCAGGTTCTCCTACGGTACGGCCGTTGGACTGTTCCAGTCGATCGTGGCCTTCGTGCTCATGTACGCGGCGAATTACTCCTCGCGGAAACTCACCAAAGAAAGCTTGTTCTAGGAGGGAGAACGTTATGGTTGCCAATTCGAAAAGCTGGTCAGGGCGAAGTTTCGACATCTTGAACGTGCTGCTTCTGGTCACGCTCTGCGTGATGACCCTGTACCCTTTTTACAATATTGTTATTACTTCGTTTAATGATCCGACCGACGCCGCCCGGGGAGGCATTACGTTCTGGCCGCGCGAATTCTCGGTCGAGAACTACAAGATGGTGTTCAAGGACGACAACATGATTCGCGCGTTCATCGTGACCATCGCAAGGACGCTCGTCGGTACGGCCGCCGCGGTGCTCTTCACCGGCGCTTTCGCCTACGGCGTGGCGAAGAACGAGCTGATCGGACGCAAATTTTTCCTGATGCTGGCGATCGTGACGATGTATTTTAGCGGCGGCATCATTCCTTACTATCTCGTCGTGGCCAAATATTTGCATATGAAGGGTCACTTTCTCGTCTATATCGTGCCGAATTTGTTCAACGTCTTCAACGCGATTCTGATGCTGACGTTCTTCAAGGGGCTGCCGAAGGAAATCGAGGAGTCGGCGAAGATCGACGGCGCCAATGATTTGCGCATCTTCTTCCAGCTGGTGCTGCCGGTGTCGAAGCCGGTGCTCGCCACCATCGCGCTGTACAACGCCGTCTCCCATTGGAACGCCTGGTACGATGCCATGCTGTTCGGCAACGAGAAGCTCGTCACGCTGCAGCAGATTCTCATGCAGATCATCAGCTCCAACAGTAACGTCAGCCTGCTGGCGAACAATCTTGGCTTCGGCACGGTGACGGCTGCGTCGCTAAAGTTGGCAACAATGGTGATCACGACGCTGCCGATCGTGTTTACGTACCCGTTCGTTCAGAAATACTTTGTCCAAGGCGTTATGATCGGCTCGGTCAAAGGGTAAGGCTGCTTCGGCTTTAAGGGCTCACGCCGTTTAAAGTATAGAGAGAAAGTCCGCATTCATCGGTTCAGATTATAACTTCAGGAGGTCATCAAATGGAAACGAAAGGTTTGAAAGTGCTTGCTGCTGCCGCGATTGCGGCAACGGTTCTAGCCGGCTGCGGATCTGGTGGAGGCAATGACGGCGGAAACGGCGCGGCAAATACGGCCAGCGACACAAAGACAACGAACAACGCCGGCAATGCAGCAGGAAACGCGGCGACGCAAGCGGACAGCGGTCCATCTTGGAAGAAGGATACGTCCCCGTTCACGTTCACGCAATATTTCTACGGCAACTGGGCGTCCAACTACCTGTGGAAGGATCAGTACGCCATGAAGCTGGCGACGGAGAAAACCGGCATTACGATCGACCGCAAGCTGGCGACCGGGAATGACGAGGATTACTTGAACACGATGATTGCCTCCGGCGATCTGCCGGACACGATCATGCTGGATTGGAACAACCCGGCCGTTACGAAATTGATCAAGAACGGCATGGTGTACTCCATGGACGAATTGATGGACAAATACGCGCCGGATCTGAAGAAAATGCTCGATCCCGATATGGTCAAATACCATTCCATCGACGGCAAGCTCTGGTACCTGCCGAACTTCTACGAGACGAAGGACAGATTGACGAGCGGCGTGCCGATTACGCCGATCCGCCCTTGGTTTATCCGTTCGGATATCTACAAGGCAATCGGAAGTCCGAAGATCGAGACGACGGACGATTTGACGAACGCGCTGAAGCAGGCGAAAGCGAAATTCCCGAAAATCAGCCCGGTCGGCGTGGAGTTCTTCGACGTGGCGAAGATTGGCTTCGAAGGCAGTCTGTCGATGGATTACTTGATCGATTCCTTCTCGCCGAAGCTGCTTGAGGACCGCGTGAAGGCCGACAAGCAGATTGTCGAATATCCGATGCGTAACAAAGGGTTTATCGACGCGTTCCGCTACATGAGCCAGCTGAGCCGCGACGGCCTGTTCGATCCGCAGCTGCTGATCTACAAGCAGGAGCAGTACGAAGAGAAGCTGTACGGCGCGCAGTATGCGGTCGCTTCGCAGTTCATGAACGGCATGTATACGCAGTACAATCCGAAGATCGAAAGCACGCTCGGCAAGGATCAGAAGTACCAGGCGCTCGGCGGCGTGAAAGCGAACGGTCAAGAT encodes:
- a CDS encoding sensor histidine kinase; protein product: MRTLRFYRSWSVTAKFVAIYVSILLVSLTVTGFILYVQASQSAVSQAQTVMEQNVLQTKNSISEKVNMIENISQIISFDSRIQTLLGSAFINESFQLEDYRYNVVPILDNMMRQNPYIHSIHVYMDNETIPELYELYDGFYGMKRIRSESGYRVFLDNRSKQTVWRDLHLEKVLSTKPGNIQKADVFSYNRKIYSIQNFDVAGLVEIEVTQNELFQSLKDSISGNLGSVFVIDEAGKVVSGNLPGAYKKQTAELGLAPLPPNEKVNEIQRVNGVRSIVISIPLVGPGLRVVGVFPVSHFNDKVTHSIRMILIVLAFALLLLSLLVYFVTVKLLSRMKLLLKAMKQVREGSLDVSVPVVGSDEFSQMTLSFNHMTSRIHDLVETVYKSELLEKEAELKALESQINPHFLYNTLATISWVARKAKAPDVTQIANALAKFYRLVLNKGSSETLLANEVEMVKAYLHIQKFRFEDRFDAVFEIEDGVMDCYTPKNILQPIIENALNHGIEPKRSHGTIIIRAGIEADRVVLRIIDDGVGMAKDRIADVLAGQAVKTSGSGYAVKNIMDRLQAYYGETHSFELFSRPGIGTVVTITFAARRRMGDV
- a CDS encoding response regulator, with protein sequence MFKMLIVEDERWEREGLVDFLEWEAMGIGTVETACDGIEGLEKALALQPDIIVTDIQMPGMTGIEMAGRIREQLPQVRIVVLTGYDDFEFARGALRLGAVDYVLKPVEEEEMRSTMLKVVRDCEQERLKQGEEARLRQENGQSRRAALRQLFTELLTSGGAAEFAADSILQLQDLGGFEAGAYSVWIIQPSSLLQTQEIDGLEETAQSVLERSCLVQTVPGYGGGSAFAVLVPLDSEETGSQELLAEELLRALELPPASPHSQQEHAGQPAEAVSGAAPYAEAGAVLLALGAVTDKLEEVGESYRQAQHALRFAVFTGRSGIAQAGEFERAKQQFALVSETFAGRCQELTKQIRIGVAGLDESGTAACLDELFALFAAQPGADRTYVGAVLSGLIGELSPLAAVHGAGSAGEEAERLRELLACERLADMRSCASGLVTEIAARLDAKRNHKDDYVVSRVIRIIEERYGEADLNVTLVAGEVFMSPNHLGMIFKKATGKTLNEYVLAYRLTRAEELLRTTKQRVASVAEQVGIPNTSYFGTLFKQAYGMTPGGYQEVMQRQ
- a CDS encoding SGNH/GDSL hydrolase family protein yields the protein MFQPNTTILFQGDSITDGNRGRDSDPNHIFGHGYVHLIASRLGADYPARNLTFINKGISGNRAVDLYARWQEDALNLKPDVLSILVGVNDILKAFDDASGAPAPKFERVYSLLLEEAREANPALSLVLCEPFVLPVGRVGEQWERWREEIGLRQEAIKRIASAFGAVHVPLQQLFDDAAQTAAAAYWLWDGFHPTAAGHELIARQWLRTVEAALPSARR
- a CDS encoding sugar ABC transporter permease, which encodes MRTMPAKRTFAKRLWVQRYLMILTLPAVLWIIVFNYIPMYGIIIAFKEYTPFQGFLHSQWTGLANFRELFTDPTFKDSLSNTFKISIYKLVLGFPPPIILALLLNELVFKRFKRIVQSLTYLPYFVSWVLVVGFMYTLFDPETGVLSRLLMKLGVIGSDTMLMGDTHSFLTLVVATEIWKNIGWNSIIYLAAIAGIDPQLYEAGVVDGANRFQRVWYITLPALKPTIIILLILSIGGLVNSNFDQMYLMQNSMTQDAANVLAVYSYKMGLVSGRFSYGTAVGLFQSIVAFVLMYAANYSSRKLTKESLF
- a CDS encoding carbohydrate ABC transporter permease; this encodes MVANSKSWSGRSFDILNVLLLVTLCVMTLYPFYNIVITSFNDPTDAARGGITFWPREFSVENYKMVFKDDNMIRAFIVTIARTLVGTAAAVLFTGAFAYGVAKNELIGRKFFLMLAIVTMYFSGGIIPYYLVVAKYLHMKGHFLVYIVPNLFNVFNAILMLTFFKGLPKEIEESAKIDGANDLRIFFQLVLPVSKPVLATIALYNAVSHWNAWYDAMLFGNEKLVTLQQILMQIISSNSNVSLLANNLGFGTVTAASLKLATMVITTLPIVFTYPFVQKYFVQGVMIGSVKG
- a CDS encoding extracellular solute-binding protein → METKGLKVLAAAAIAATVLAGCGSGGGNDGGNGAANTASDTKTTNNAGNAAGNAATQADSGPSWKKDTSPFTFTQYFYGNWASNYLWKDQYAMKLATEKTGITIDRKLATGNDEDYLNTMIASGDLPDTIMLDWNNPAVTKLIKNGMVYSMDELMDKYAPDLKKMLDPDMVKYHSIDGKLWYLPNFYETKDRLTSGVPITPIRPWFIRSDIYKAIGSPKIETTDDLTNALKQAKAKFPKISPVGVEFFDVAKIGFEGSLSMDYLIDSFSPKLLEDRVKADKQIVEYPMRNKGFIDAFRYMSQLSRDGLFDPQLLIYKQEQYEEKLYGAQYAVASQFMNGMYTQYNPKIESTLGKDQKYQALGGVKANGQDPRYPASRLMGWQGFFITKAAKNPERIIRFLEYAWSDEGQLDFRYGKEGETYDMVDGLPQYKPEVQELMLKDNSAWYAKYGFTASTLLWRAGKLWDDASTRDFKKDQPDQFAAAKELEKYNFDNYSLGMENLEPDGSSPEGVINAKIKDLWNKTIPKLILSKTDAEFDGIYNDFIGQMDQVGAEKVEKVMWQRHLQDLEKKGIQ